From Verrucomicrobiia bacterium, a single genomic window includes:
- a CDS encoding YbhB/YbcL family Raf kinase inhibitor-like protein — MTITSTAFQKGEHIPKEQGHAGGNVSPPLTFSEVPPEAKSLVLTVEDLDAPHGTFTHWLIYNMSPATMQILAGGTPLEGTQATNDFGNQAYDGPAPPSGAHRYVFKLSALDSPLSGVRPTDTRQQIDQAMEGHVIDEAQLEGLYAADQESS; from the coding sequence ATGACTATAACCAGCACCGCATTTCAGAAGGGCGAACATATTCCTAAAGAGCAGGGCCATGCCGGGGGCAACGTCAGTCCACCGCTGACCTTTAGCGAGGTACCACCAGAGGCGAAAAGCCTGGTCTTGACGGTAGAAGACCTGGACGCACCTCATGGCACCTTTACCCACTGGCTTATCTACAATATGTCACCGGCAACCATGCAGATTCTGGCCGGTGGTACGCCCCTGGAGGGCACTCAAGCCACCAATGATTTTGGCAATCAGGCATACGATGGTCCTGCTCCACCCTCGGGTGCTCATCGGTATGTATTTAAGCTGTCTGCACTGGACAGCCCACTCAGTGGTGTCCGGCCAACCGATACCCGTCAACAGATTGACCAAGCCATGGAGGGGCATGTAATAGACGAGGCTCAGCTAGAGGGCTTGTACGCCGCCGATCAGGAGTCATCTTAG
- a CDS encoding peptide deformylase has translation MTEKRYTQEALELRVPPHSEILNQVAKEVDPATITSPEIQADIGRLFLVAYGRQGDDRYPTLVGLAAPQIGILKRIVLIGMNPVSGGEQPELQAFINPVIIARSEEMVEGRESCYSSSRVSGIVERHKWITLQGYDQFGNQTTPTLEDFPARVGQHELHHLDGIRFPDLITDDNHLHWVEEDEFGDYRQFWKDWPTLCPRSRWEDIKAGRFET, from the coding sequence GTGACAGAAAAGAGATACACCCAAGAAGCGCTTGAGTTACGAGTTCCACCCCACAGCGAAATACTGAACCAGGTAGCCAAAGAGGTAGACCCGGCAACGATAACCAGCCCTGAAATACAGGCCGATATAGGCAGGCTATTCCTGGTCGCCTATGGCCGCCAGGGCGATGACCGGTATCCTACGCTGGTGGGGCTGGCGGCACCCCAGATTGGGATACTGAAGCGCATTGTCCTCATTGGCATGAACCCGGTAAGCGGTGGCGAACAGCCAGAGTTGCAGGCATTTATCAATCCGGTCATTATAGCTCGATCAGAGGAGATGGTAGAGGGGCGTGAGAGCTGCTACTCGTCGTCTCGGGTATCCGGTATTGTAGAACGCCACAAATGGATAACCCTCCAGGGCTACGACCAGTTCGGCAATCAGACTACCCCGACGCTCGAGGACTTTCCGGCTCGCGTAGGCCAACATGAACTTCATCATTTGGATGGCATTCGGTTCCCCGACCTTATAACAGATGACAATCACCTCCATTGGGTAGAAGAAGATGAATTTGGAGACTATCGCCAATTCTGGAAGGATTGGCCCACCCTGTGCCCGCGGAGCCGCTGGGAGGACATCAAGGCGGGCCGTTTCGAAACATAA
- a CDS encoding CHAP domain-containing protein — MKQRLWLWTGFGLFLVVAVLSAPKVRAETGGYPYPSKPCVHAPYTVQGAGPNWCPNYDWGDRPNDTSPANVISPYGYYYRNCTDYAAWKVSTLGVAPERYKGLGDAKTWAIRAPPKGVRVDSRPAVGSVAVRTSGTFGHTAFVEEVRPDGTIRVSQYNYRADGTYSENVGTPAAFGFVAFVHFEDFGTAPPPVAAPAAPPVEAAAPDVEPPPLAEPAAEAPAVLEDAPEELGEDPEAEVVEATQPASEPEPVQALGAETPQEEPETIAVVARAAIPRAATPEPAVVVAVQPRPEGRGAVQHPQPTSQTPVGAAIPQPSAVLAAKAPPTMPLSGAWDLWAVMGLAGCLILRELMNIRMRYPGKSI, encoded by the coding sequence GTGAAGCAGCGATTGTGGCTGTGGACAGGTTTCGGGCTGTTTCTAGTGGTGGCCGTATTGTCTGCGCCAAAAGTGCGGGCCGAAACAGGCGGCTACCCATACCCTAGCAAGCCGTGTGTTCATGCCCCGTATACGGTGCAGGGCGCGGGGCCCAACTGGTGCCCCAACTACGATTGGGGCGATAGACCGAACGACACCAGCCCGGCCAATGTTATATCGCCCTACGGCTATTATTACCGGAATTGTACAGACTACGCTGCCTGGAAGGTGAGCACCCTGGGGGTGGCGCCCGAGCGGTACAAAGGGTTGGGCGACGCCAAGACCTGGGCCATTCGGGCCCCACCCAAAGGTGTGCGGGTAGATAGCCGGCCGGCTGTTGGGTCGGTGGCGGTGCGTACCAGCGGGACGTTTGGTCATACCGCCTTTGTAGAAGAGGTGCGGCCAGACGGAACTATCCGAGTGTCACAGTACAACTATCGGGCAGACGGTACTTATTCAGAAAACGTGGGTACCCCTGCTGCCTTTGGTTTTGTCGCCTTTGTGCATTTTGAAGACTTTGGGACTGCGCCCCCGCCCGTTGCTGCACCCGCTGCTCCTCCGGTAGAAGCTGCTGCACCTGACGTCGAACCACCTCCACTGGCCGAACCGGCAGCCGAGGCACCGGCTGTTCTGGAAGATGCGCCAGAAGAGCTAGGGGAAGATCCGGAGGCTGAAGTTGTTGAAGCGACTCAGCCTGCATCAGAGCCTGAACCGGTCCAGGCTTTGGGTGCAGAGACGCCCCAAGAAGAACCAGAAACCATCGCGGTGGTGGCACGAGCTGCGATACCTCGAGCCGCTACGCCGGAACCGGCTGTCGTGGTTGCCGTCCAGCCTCGGCCAGAGGGAAGGGGCGCGGTGCAGCACCCACAGCCCACGTCTCAGACGCCGGTAGGGGCAGCAATTCCACAACCGTCTGCGGTATTGGCGGCAAAAGCGCCGCCTACCATGCCCTTATCCGGCGCATGGGATCTGTGGGCGGTGATGGGCCTGGCGGGGTGCCTCATTCTTAGAGAACTTATGAACATAAGAATGCGCTATCCTGGAAAAAGCATATAG
- a CDS encoding DEAD/DEAH box helicase, translating into MSSNFKQRPSRSRPIGQRRAYHAAPQRSNRKAGQYIDPSRFIRVAKSVTAEEYVAKHQFADFDVDKLIKANLTHKGYQIPSPIQDQTIPLALDGNDVIGIANTGTGKTAAFAIPILNTLMHDRQSKVLIMAPTRELALQIQEECKEIARGSGLFGVLLIGGVNMNPQLRDLKKTPRVVVGTPGRIKDHMERGTLRLEHFNMLVLDEVDRMLDMGFLPDMKRILSQLPTKRQSFFFSATMDAPVRQLIEGFGHDPKMVSVKSGDTADSVHQDVVPYRDADHKMDLLHDILIDTSVQKAIVFESTKRSAERLSKKLVTRGFQADFIHGGKSQSQRQRALDKFKKSDINILVATDVAARGIDVADITHVINYATPQSYEDYVHRIGRAGRAGRTGYALTFVSK; encoded by the coding sequence ATGTCCTCTAATTTCAAACAGCGACCTAGCCGGTCGAGACCTATCGGCCAACGCCGGGCCTATCATGCGGCGCCTCAGAGATCAAACAGAAAGGCTGGTCAATACATTGACCCCAGCCGATTTATTCGCGTAGCCAAATCAGTAACCGCAGAAGAATACGTAGCCAAACATCAGTTTGCAGACTTTGACGTGGACAAGCTTATCAAGGCCAACCTGACGCACAAGGGTTACCAGATACCTTCGCCTATTCAGGATCAAACCATTCCACTGGCCCTAGATGGCAACGACGTGATTGGTATTGCCAACACCGGTACGGGTAAAACAGCTGCTTTTGCTATCCCTATACTTAATACACTCATGCACGACAGGCAGTCCAAGGTGCTTATCATGGCTCCTACCCGTGAACTTGCCCTGCAGATTCAGGAAGAGTGCAAAGAGATCGCCCGAGGCAGCGGCCTATTCGGCGTCCTGCTTATTGGTGGCGTTAACATGAACCCGCAGCTGCGCGACCTAAAAAAAACTCCCCGAGTTGTTGTTGGTACGCCTGGTCGTATCAAAGACCACATGGAGCGCGGTACCCTGCGTTTAGAACACTTTAATATGTTGGTCTTGGACGAAGTCGACCGCATGCTAGACATGGGCTTTTTGCCAGACATGAAACGTATCTTGAGCCAACTGCCCACCAAACGTCAGTCGTTCTTCTTTTCTGCTACTATGGACGCTCCAGTCCGCCAGTTGATCGAAGGCTTTGGCCATGACCCCAAGATGGTATCGGTCAAATCCGGTGACACCGCTGACAGTGTGCACCAAGACGTTGTCCCTTATCGGGATGCCGACCACAAGATGGATTTGCTGCACGATATTTTGATAGATACCTCGGTCCAAAAGGCAATTGTCTTTGAGTCAACCAAGCGCAGTGCCGAACGTCTGAGTAAGAAGCTCGTAACTCGTGGCTTTCAGGCAGACTTCATTCATGGCGGCAAATCCCAAAGCCAGCGCCAGCGTGCCTTGGACAAGTTCAAGAAAAGCGACATAAATATCCTGGTTGCTACCGACGTAGCAGCTCGTGGTATTGATGTAGCTGACATCACGCACGTCATCAACTATGCCACTCCGCAGTCTTACGAAGACTACGTGCACCGTATCGGTCGCGCAGGTCGCGCAGGACGTACTGGCTACGCCCTGACCTTCGTCAGTAAGTAA
- a CDS encoding nucleotide pyrophosphohydrolase, translating to MSAAKKGQGYTYRMDFKTLNDRAVEIRKKYDQLNQTQQGVSWNEQQLMAGFVGDVGDLSKIIMAKHGLRAMDDIDQKLAHELSDCLWSILVLASKYNIDLASAFMKTMDELDARIKHELS from the coding sequence GTGTCCGCGGCCAAAAAGGGACAGGGTTATACTTATAGAATGGACTTCAAGACGCTCAACGACAGAGCCGTAGAAATACGGAAGAAGTACGACCAGCTCAACCAAACCCAGCAGGGTGTAAGTTGGAACGAGCAGCAGTTGATGGCAGGATTCGTAGGTGACGTAGGTGACCTATCCAAGATTATCATGGCTAAACATGGCCTGCGAGCCATGGATGACATAGACCAAAAGTTAGCACATGAGTTGAGTGACTGCCTGTGGTCTATCCTGGTTTTGGCCAGCAAGTACAACATAGACCTGGCTTCAGCATTCATGAAAACTATGGACGAACTAGACGCCCGTATCAAGCACGAGCTAAGCTAG
- the typA gene encoding translational GTPase TypA, which translates to MINTDQDPNKIRNIAIIAHVDHGKTTLVDGLLKQSQTFRDNQAEMSQDLIMDSGDQERERGITITAKVTAVQHGDYRINIIDTPGHADFSGEVERTLNMADGCILIVDAQEGPMPQTKFVLGKALANELKPIVIINKIDKQASRIKEVEDELADLFLELAVHEDQLHYPVYYAVGRAGKAWQTIPADAEAAGDLEPIFDAIIEHIPAPAVEADKPFQMLVTALAWDTFKGKYAVGRITRGSMKAGTPVILCKKDGSQVKAKVDTVFMSHGVSKFEVPGGVTGDIVQLTGIADAQIGETIADAIQPEALPVLEVEAPTLKIYLGPNTSPFKGTEGEFNTSRQIGARLDKELESNVGLRVEEQGIGFLVSGRGELHLSVLIETMRREGFEFEVGRPQVVTREHEGVTEEPLEELIIEVPAEHVGTVQMELGTRRAELAEQFASPKGVTKLVYKLPTRALLGLRNILMTNTKGTIIMNSLTVGYQPLGQQLQQLRNGVLVAFENGVTTPYALQMAEDRGIVFVGPAQKVYAGQIVGLNKRQEDMEMNICKAKHLTNMRSSSSDGVVQLTPPTIFSLEECLDFIENDEVLEVTPKSLRLRKRELDHSKRKRQK; encoded by the coding sequence ATGATAAATACCGACCAAGACCCTAATAAAATACGCAACATCGCAATTATCGCGCATGTTGACCATGGCAAGACCACACTGGTTGATGGCCTGCTCAAGCAGTCCCAGACTTTCCGCGACAACCAGGCCGAAATGAGTCAGGATCTTATCATGGACAGTGGTGACCAAGAGCGCGAGCGCGGCATCACCATCACCGCCAAAGTTACGGCTGTGCAGCATGGTGACTACCGGATTAATATCATCGACACTCCTGGTCACGCCGATTTCTCGGGTGAGGTAGAGCGTACCCTGAACATGGCCGACGGATGTATCTTGATTGTCGATGCCCAAGAGGGCCCCATGCCTCAGACCAAGTTCGTATTGGGTAAAGCCCTGGCGAACGAACTCAAGCCAATTGTTATTATCAACAAAATAGACAAACAAGCCTCTCGCATAAAAGAGGTCGAAGACGAGCTGGCCGACCTGTTCCTAGAACTGGCCGTACACGAAGATCAGCTGCATTACCCCGTCTACTACGCCGTGGGTCGGGCAGGCAAGGCCTGGCAGACCATACCGGCAGATGCTGAAGCGGCAGGGGACTTAGAGCCTATCTTTGACGCCATCATCGAGCACATCCCCGCACCAGCGGTAGAGGCAGACAAACCTTTCCAGATGCTGGTAACTGCCCTGGCCTGGGACACCTTCAAAGGTAAATATGCCGTGGGGCGTATTACGCGCGGTAGCATGAAGGCAGGCACCCCCGTTATTTTATGCAAAAAAGATGGTTCGCAGGTAAAGGCAAAAGTAGACACGGTATTTATGAGCCATGGAGTCAGCAAATTTGAGGTACCTGGTGGTGTGACCGGCGACATCGTGCAGCTGACCGGCATTGCCGATGCCCAGATTGGCGAGACAATTGCTGACGCTATCCAACCAGAGGCCCTGCCCGTACTAGAGGTAGAGGCACCTACACTGAAGATCTACTTGGGCCCCAACACCTCCCCATTCAAGGGCACAGAGGGCGAATTTAACACTTCTCGCCAGATTGGCGCTCGCTTGGACAAAGAACTAGAGAGCAATGTTGGCTTGCGCGTAGAAGAGCAAGGCATTGGCTTCTTGGTATCTGGTCGCGGCGAACTACACCTGAGTGTGCTGATAGAAACCATGCGCCGCGAAGGGTTTGAGTTTGAGGTAGGCCGCCCACAGGTGGTTACCCGCGAACACGAGGGCGTGACCGAGGAACCCCTAGAGGAGCTGATTATAGAAGTACCAGCCGAACACGTCGGCACGGTCCAGATGGAACTGGGCACGCGCCGGGCAGAACTGGCCGAGCAGTTTGCCAGCCCCAAGGGCGTCACCAAACTGGTCTACAAGCTACCCACTCGGGCTCTCTTAGGCCTCCGCAACATCCTGATGACCAACACCAAGGGCACCATTATCATGAACAGTCTCACGGTGGGCTATCAACCACTCGGGCAGCAGTTGCAACAGCTCCGCAATGGTGTGCTCGTTGCTTTTGAGAATGGTGTTACGACTCCCTATGCATTACAGATGGCAGAAGACCGCGGCATTGTATTCGTCGGCCCCGCCCAGAAAGTCTATGCAGGCCAGATAGTGGGGCTGAACAAGCGCCAAGAAGACATGGAGATGAACATTTGCAAAGCCAAGCACCTCACAAACATGCGTAGCTCGTCCAGCGATGGCGTGGTTCAGCTGACGCCACCAACTATCTTTAGCCTCGAGGAGTGCCTGGACTTTATTGAAAATGACGAAGTGCTAGAAGTAACACCTAAGTCTCTGCGTCTTAGAAAGCGTGAGCTAGACCACAGCAAGCGCAAGCGCCAGAAATAG